The following nucleotide sequence is from Salvia miltiorrhiza cultivar Shanhuang (shh) chromosome 7, IMPLAD_Smil_shh, whole genome shotgun sequence.
AATTTAATAACACAACGTAAAACTGGCTTcactataatttaaaaatgagTTGACAGATAAAACATAAAACTGGCAAATACCTCTTGGAGTGAAAATTGGGCATGCCTCCTACTGTTAGAAATCACCAAAAGAAAAAACCCAAGTGCTGCACAAGCCACAGTGAATATCTACAAGCAATTTACAAACCAAGCTGATTTCCATCATCACTTTCTAGTGAAAACAGAGTTAATCATCTCCTTCAAATTATTGCATCCCACAATCTCCATGGCCTCCGGCCCTCGCTGCACTTCCGACAACGACTTCTCTGCTGACTTGGGGACAATACACTTCTTATATCCCAGCTTCGCCACCGTGCTTACTCGTTTCTCCAATTGGGCTACCTATGGTTGTTTCCGCACAAAATTAACAACAAACTTATATTTCTGCGCATGCTCGTATCTACATTTAGCTTAGACTCTCAAGGAATAACTACAAGACTTTGCCTAGCACCAAATACATAGAGCTATGCAGCTATGGGAAGGAAGAATTCGACTGACTTATATCTTTATAGACAATGTAATGGCCAAATTTAAAATGAGACGAATAAATTTGACATACCATACGAAGTTCACCACCAAGACCAACTTCTGCAACGAATGCTATGCCGTGTGGTATGGGGAATTCCAAGAAGCTGAAGGAAGACAATTGTAACTAGTTAACTAAATATGAACATATGAAACCAATTAGTTTATCATACTCGTCAATATCATACAGTTCTTATCACAGCAAATATATAGCATATGGTGAAGTGGAGAATGAATTACTAAAAACCATGCCTGCTGCAAATTGCGGCTGCTATTGCTAGATCACCAGCTGTCTCAGTCAGGCTAACTCCACTAACAACATTAAGAAAGATACCCTAACAAGAAAATTGAATATTAGAAAAAACAATAGAGAACGAATCATTTCCAGCACATAATAACAGGGTTGGAAGCTGTCAACAATTCTAATGACTTTCTAAATAGTTATTTAAGACTCCTGTGTGAGTGAATACTAAACATCAATGCAATTGAATAGACTATCAGAACAGATAAACACCAAAGAAAATCTGCATCAGGTGCAGAGATACAAACAATCACATGTTAACGCTGCAATTAGTATAAAGATAATTACATTCTCTTGTAGCTTAAGTCCAGCTTGCTTTACGATAACCTGCACATAGAGTACACAGTTAGATCATTCACATGCTACTCTAAAGAAATGATATCGTCCACTTATAAAATTTAGACAATGTCTAGAAACAGCCCAATCACAAGATATTTTCAACTCAGAAAGGTAAACAAAATGCAACACTCACTGAAATAATCATGTCAGCCCTGCTACCTTGAACACCATTTACATGCCGCACAACTGAAGAGCTTCCGGCTACACATAATGCCTACAGGAATATAACTGCATTTAATATTaataaagaaaagcaaaagacaAATTTGTATCCGTCACAATTTTTGTCTCGACTCTAATTTATGGAAGCATTGGTTAATACATTCCTTTTAGTCTCGACTCTAGGGATCATTTTTTTTAGTCATTTTATCTAATTCATGAAATACAAGATCAACCGAGGGTTCTTACTCAGAGAATTCTTGGGTTAGCTTAGGATTTTTTATTAAATCGTCGTAGTTATAACAAATTCTATCAAATCTAGATAGAACCCCAGATTTATAAGACTGAAAAGAAACATTGCCTGAACTTCAATGAGAAATGCTCGAGACCCATCCATAATCACCGCTACAGCCAACCCAGCTAAGTAGTCTGAATCAGAGTGCTGCTCAGCTAAAAACATCTCGCTGGGATTTAAAACTCCTTGCAGGCCTGACTGTGACATTTTGAGAACTCCAAGCTGAAACAAAATCAACATTATGTTGTTAAAAAAATTGGATTCACGTGAATTTAAAGGCCATGGTACCTAAAATCATGAGGTGAAAGAAGCTATTTGCAGATTGAGATTCACAGATTTTTGTTCACAGCACTACAAGGGTTTCATTCAGTTTTCATGTTAATGTTTTGTATCTTATGTTATGTTTGATTTATGAGAAATTCTCCCCGATGTTGCATTGATACACATACATGGAAATCTAACATTTAGAAGGATATAGAATTTGTGGCGTTCATTAGCAAAAATGTATTtctctccctccgtccacgaaaaagagtctcaCTCCACCCATTTTTTAtttgtccatgaaaaagagtcccacTTCACTTTTTGAACTATCACATCTTACATTCTCTTCTATATTTACCTATAAATTGTACATTTATTGTACCTTATTCCAATTTTTACCTAATAATGTACCTTTATTCCACTTTTTTGTACTCACACTACCCCTACAAATTGTACCTTTATTCCACTTGCAAGAActttaacaattttattaaaacccgtgtccaACACACaatgagactctttttcgtggacggatggagtactatgCAAACTTTGATATAAGAGAAGGAATACCTCTTCAGTGGAGCCAAACCGATTCTTCACTGATCGAAGTAACCGATGCGATGAAAATTTCTCCCCCTGGAAACATCCATCAGCAGTATAATTAAAGAACCTCGAACAATTCAGAACACCATTATTGATATGACTGATTCATTAAACAGTAAAAATTACTAATTCATCAGCATGGAACCATGTCGTTTTGAACTTCGCAAACAAAAAGCTCAATTAAATTTATCTGATGGAAGAATATCATAAGTAAAGGGACATGAAGGAATTACTTTTTTGACTAGCTATTTACTAGGAATATGGGATGTAATTCCTAGATATCTAACCATGATAAAAGTCATCCATTGAGCTCAAAGTTGCAAATAACATTCACATTCTTACTGATTACTTgaatcaaaactaaaaataataacaatattggAACAATATAAGAACTGTCAGTATCCAGTACCCCAGACTAAGGGAATGAATTGTCCAACCACTTTTTGAAGACAATAGACCaaccaaattttattaaaagtatAAAGAGTACTAAGAGAATAAAGAAGAATTATCGAGGTACCAACTTCCAAATATAAAACTACATCCACGATATGCTCCAGCACACGAGGTCCAGCTATATCTCCGGTTTTGGTCACATGGCCAATCTACATTAATGAAAAATAACCGCATTACAATCCCTAAAAATGTCTAtcataatagaaataaaatgtttatgcaATAAGGTTTAAAAAGTTGAATCTACCAAAAGCACAGGGATGTTTGTCTTCTTAGCAAACCTTTGTAAGGCTGAAGTGCACTCTTTGACCTGTCATATGTCAATCTcaatattacaaaataatagTAGTATGTCACATTAATAAGCATGTGAACCTTAAGTTCTGCTTATTAGCAAGCAAGATGCCAAGATATATATTATTGGGTTCTCAAACTGTGCAGGTTTCAGTGCTTCAAGAGAAAAAGACCCACGTTTTACAAGATGAAACTAAGTGGcaagaaacaaaacaaacttGTAGTAGTCGAATTATATTACGATTCCAGAAGATCACTAGATAGCACAGAGAACAAAAATAGTTACGACTTATCATACAATATTTTAGATGAtaatgaaagaagaaaaatcagAACCTGCACGTCGCCTCCAGAACTTCCTGTTACTCCTGTTAAATAGACTGTCTGAATAGAATCAATAACTAAAGCCTTTGGAGAAAGACGCTGAGCCTGTTCTAGAATATCCTGTTCAACAAGGCAACACAAAATGAACAATAAGACATAATGAACTAATGATGTTTGAAATGCATTGTGTCATGCATGATAAACCATAATTGTAAAACTTCCTAAGAGCCTTGCTTTTCAGTTTCTAATTTGAGTAAGCCATATGAATAGGCACTTTGACATTGTTTGTATCAACCAAGGAAAAATGAGCAGAAGCAGGAGTTAAAAGTAAATTTCTAAAGTTCCACCTAAACTAGGAGACGATTTTTGGATTCTGTGCTACAGATTTGATGATTGCTCACTTCCACCAATTTGGATGCTTTATCCATTTTATTATACTAAAACTCCAACTATTCATCAACAAACCAGAAAATATCTGTATAAATTGGTCTATATATCATTTTCTGATAACTCACTTTTCACTTCAACCAAACATAGTtgctcatcatttcactttagTTTCAAATTAAGTTTCAAATTAACAAGGCTTGAAGAAATAAAGTTACGGGACAATGGTTCTGACACTACAACaattttcttcacaaaaaaagGTCAATCTAATAGCCTCTGATCAACAGCATTCTGTGTGCAGTTCATGTTCCTTTAGGATagcaagccaatttttttttttaaccctAGCAAGCCAAAATATTAGTAGACTAGTAGTTGTTAAGATTCAGATGAAATTTTTTTGTGAACTGTTTATTGTTAGATAAAACAATTTGGCAACTTCAAAAATCTTATAAGTTTCTAAAGATATCCTGATATGAGAATACTGCTGGCATCATTTGAACGACTTGACATCAAATATTATGCAATGACTTCTACAATTTTCAAAGTAGGAACATGAGCATGTCCAAATGATTTACTTCGATATCAGTACTTGAATGCAAAAAAAGCTCTTCAGTCTCAATACAAAGACGCTCAGCTCTGTTCCCAATTTGCTCAACACTCTGCAACCAAAAAGAGTCTAAGAGTTAAAAATCAGTATTTCACATCCCGAAATTGTCAGATGAGGAAAGTCAGTGACAAAATCAGATGCTCCCCAAAAAAGAATGAGAGATTGGCAGCATATCCCAAATCTCTGTAACAAAGAAAAACTAAATTTCAAGGTTCGTGAAGCAAACAGTAAGAAGGCAAGGCACACCTCTTCCCCAGATACATATAGAACTCGGCCAATCCCTTCCGCTATCAAAGCAGCAACCTTCCGTTGAAACAATAAAATACGAGATCAAGATTCGAATGCATTATTATTAGCTAAATAGATTCATTAAATGGTATTATAAGAGATAACAAGAAACACCACCAACGAACAACATTGATACCTGTAACAATAGTGTGCTTTTACCAACACCAGGATCTCCACCTACTAATACTAGAGAACCTGTAGGAAAAAAACCACCAACATTCAAAATGCTAAAATGTagacaaaataaaaatgacaaGTACCATCGGTAAAAGTGAAAGAATAATATGCAACATGTGGCAGATCGTCCGAAATCAAGATGGATGGTCCAAGTGCTATACAAACACCCCACTTTTTTGCCATGCTAGATGTCTAATTTTTACAAGTCAACACTTTATAACATAAGATCATGTCTTTTAACTGATCTAATCAGTTAGTCAGTTAttaatgcatcatcttgttttaTCTTTATAATTGCAAATTATACTTCTTGTTAATCTTACACTAAATGAAATATCAGATCTTTAATCTTCAAAGGAAGTACTTCAAAGACTATCTGAGCCAAATACATGCCAGATCTATGTACTTAACAGGACAGAAGACCTTGTTTAAGACTCTCCTTGAGTCGTGGCACTTGTTTGAATGATGATGCATAAGTAAATCCAAGTATAACCAATTCGCTAGAAATTTGCTGGAGTGAAGTTGTTTACTTTTTCGACTTAGAATTGGCCAAATAAGCTGCAGTTTTGTTAACATGAAAACaatataaagtaaataaaattagGGCTCGTAATGCATTgtgaagagagaagggagaaccTGGGACTAAACCGCCACCAAGCACCCTCTCCACTTCATCTCCAAATTCACCAGGCCTGCGCACAAAAAGCACACAGCTCTAAAAACCCTACGGACTAaattaacaatatattttgCTACAATCGAACAATAAATGAAGTTTTTGAAGTTATACAACATTTATCTTATCTTCACTCACAGAGGAATTCGCCAATTCGAATTGTCAACCCGGCCATAAACATCAGTCAGCTTAACAGGGGCGGCGTCCCTAGGCACCCACGAACGCACGGCATTCTCCGACGCCCGCATTCCGGTCACTTTCTGGCCCGCACTCTCGGTAGTGAACCGCTTCATCGTGCCGACTTCCCCGCACTGCTTGCACGTGCCCCACCACTGCCCATCCGAGTACCCGCAATTCGAGCAGACATGAACGCTCCGGCTCTTCCCCTTTTTCTTAATGCTGCTGCTCCTAGCACTACTGCTTCCGATCACATCTCCGTACACTCTGCTACCGACTTCCGCAATCGGTTTAATGTCAGCCTTTGCACCGCCGGATTCGGGCTCTTTGGCGCCGTAACGCTCTCGCTTGGTGACGAGACGGCCGGTGGCGGGGTCGTAAACAGTCTGAACAGCGGGAGTTTGTTGAGAAATTGAGTCGATTGGAGGCGGAGGCGGGTTGTGGAGGGCAGACCAGCCGTATGTGGTGGGTtcatcggcggcggcggtggagggaAAGTGACGTTGGGGAGTGGAGTGAAACTTTTTTGGGAATCGAGGGTAATTAGGGGATTTGCAGCAGGTGATGGTGGGATTAGGGTTTTGGATAGAGAGAAATCGCAGGGTTCTGCGGAGGAGGAGCGATTGGAGTGTGAGCATGTCGAGAGCTTGCATCAGTTAAGAGGAAATTACAGTATAAAGTCAACTTTGAATTTGGGGATTAGGTTTTGTAAAGGGGTTTTCTTTTATGAATGCCCGGGAAAATTCGAAACTAGGAATAATTTATACCTACCAACCattgaggaaaaaaaaaaagtaatggcaattattatttttatttcaaggTTTTATGAACTTTTGAAGTATTTTTAGGTTCAAATAAACCTCTTATTGTTGACCAATTTTAACATATATGGCTCTCTACCCAAATTATTTAAACTACGATTAAATTGAGCTTTAATATCATGAGATATTACTACTGTTTACTTATCACTAATAAGTAACAAGTTATATAAATTTTCGTGAATATTTGTTAATATAAATGTAAAGAAACAGACAGTGTCCGAATAAGATTTTCACACTATATTTTACATCAACAAGTTCTTGAACTAAATCTTTAAAATTgcattatttaataatgtaataTATCATGTATTCATGTTCTCACACTACATATATTAGACCGCTAATAAAATACTAAACCATCATAAAAGTATAGAATGGGCTCCCATTATGCTACCCAACATAAGATTTGGGCCTTCATACGTTTGATATGTTCAATAAAATGCTTTATTTTAtcgggtgattctattcatagccctaCTTTTAATTACTCTTTATAGTcccatttcaaaaaaataatatagaataattatgaatttacaTTTTCCCCCTATAACCATAGCTGCAAACCTCTGCAAATTGCTCATCAAAACTGTTTCTGAGCGACGCGATTCTTTCGCCATCTGAACCAGCTTGAACGCAAGACTCATTCTTTCGCAATCTGAACCTGAGCCCTCCTTTATGTAAAAGcagatgaaaaaataagttttctAAATTTCGCTAtttcgaaaaaaaatgaatggaAAGTGCTACGGCTATGATGGTGAAGGCCTTGAAAGAATAAGGAATGGATTTAGACTAAACGAGAGTGTTGAACTGATGGCGGGTTATTGATGAGTGAAATCTTGCAGCTGTCGATGCTATTTTCGGATCGAAATTCATGAACACATTATGATCTTTACCTTTGGAATAGCACATGGAGAAAACTTTGTCATTGATGAAGTTCGAGTTGGGAAATATAATTTGATAATACAAGAAATTGTTGAATACCATGATTAAGAATACaatttgagaaatataaaaaatcTATCTTAAACTGACATTGATTGGTACTGTGTATTATATGGATGGTTTGTGCTCTGTCGTTCTACTTTTATTGTGTATGAATCATATTAAAGGTTCTTCTCTGAAGGCTATGAAACATCCTATTCCGATTGGAATGATTGTAGCATCCGCTCCATCGGCCACCATCACATCTACCTCGCCTCGTCCAATGTAGTTTGCAGCAGCAATGAAGCGGTAGTTTGAAGTTGCACAGGCTGCTGCAATAGAGTAAGTGGGCCCCATGAAGCTGGTGTCTATATCCAGCAATGCAGACCCCATGTTTGATAACATAAGGAACAAAAAATGGAGTCATCTTTCTATGCCCCTTTAGAACTAAGGCTTCGACTCCATTATTGAAAGTCGTGGCGATCCCACCAACACTCTCATTCTTGTCTTGTCCATCTGCACCAACACTCAGTCAAAGTAAATTTCATCAAGAGCCCTTTTGCCTGCAATCAAGGTTAACGATTAAGAACACAATGTTGAAGAGTGGACTATTCCTTAAACTTTTGGGGCCTAAAATTACGTCAAAAAGGAACAAATATGGGGCCAAGGGGTAAAATagtctatatataaatatatttaatatttttattaaataagagGCTATAGAGAGTAAAATggaggctatgaatagaatcaccctattTTATTTTGCTAGGGTATTAACTACTAATTGTTGGGCATATGCACAAAAATGTAAAAagtaagatatatattaaattagaTTTGGGCCTTTTTTACACTTGATATGTTCaataaaatactttattttattttactaaggggtaaatatcatattaaaccttgaattataccgtttttatcaaaaataccct
It contains:
- the LOC130992573 gene encoding uncharacterized protein LOC130992573; translated protein: MQALDMLTLQSLLLRRTLRFLSIQNPNPTITCCKSPNYPRFPKKFHSTPQRHFPSTAAADEPTTYGWSALHNPPPPPIDSISQQTPAVQTVYDPATGRLVTKRERYGAKEPESGGAKADIKPIAEVGSRVYGDVIGSSSARSSSIKKKGKSRSVHVCSNCGYSDGQWWGTCKQCGEVGTMKRFTTESAGQKVTGMRASENAVRSWVPRDAAPVKLTDVYGRVDNSNWRIPLPGEFGDEVERVLGGGLVPGSLVLVGGDPGVGKSTLLLQVAALIAEGIGRVLYVSGEESVEQIGNRAERLCIETEELFLHSSTDIEDILEQAQRLSPKALVIDSIQTVYLTGVTGSSGGDVQVKECTSALQRFAKKTNIPVLLIGHVTKTGDIAGPRVLEHIVDVVLYLEGEKFSSHRLLRSVKNRFGSTEELGVLKMSQSGLQGVLNPSEMFLAEQHSDSDYLAGLAVAVIMDGSRAFLIEVQALCVAGSSSVVRHVNGVQGSRADMIISVIVKQAGLKLQENGIFLNVVSGVSLTETAGDLAIAAAICSSFLEFPIPHGIAFVAEVGLGGELRMVAQLEKRVSTVAKLGYKKCIVPKSAEKSLSEVQRGPEAMEIVGCNNLKEMINSVFTRK